A single Leguminivora glycinivorella isolate SPB_JAAS2020 chromosome 25, LegGlyc_1.1, whole genome shotgun sequence DNA region contains:
- the LOC125239457 gene encoding E3 ubiquitin-protein ligase RNF220, whose product MLPVLLFNNMEGSSNSLNNNGNNAFGQLYDDNVILNSVRSRKKVSETASCPVCSCTIRQGELESHLNLELDRLYKLSNGGNKRKLSVTSSSNSSFNPLPGSSTEEVPDDQEVDVTGCPGSDVYQRVHSNRLRRLRARRRGSPPPATGECPVCNVNMPTSKLQRHALRCLKRTGAAIDEDVPDSSSDESIDVENDSPGGFGAEYQWCGEWRVRAAALQAADARPATTVRRVSHDQALVVDGDEDTELYGPPQYSPSRIAPDAEIPPREQPSEDQPSSENGVTERVVSDVHISFTDTEPVPKPNGLVEASAETRIQALKARIRDLERKQNSASEAKCLICLAAYTSPAVSIQCWHVYCEVCWLESLKAKKICPQCNAITTAQHLRRIYM is encoded by the exons ATGTTACCcgttttactttttaataacATGGAAGGGAGTTCTAATTCGCTTAATAACAATGGTAATAACGCATTCGGACAATTATACGACGATAATGTGATTTTAAATTCGGTTAGGAGCCGTAAAAAGGTGTCTGAGACAGCGAGCTGTCCGGTTTGTAGTTGTACGATTAGGCAAGGTGAACTGGAGTCgcatttgaatttggaattggATCGGTTGTATAAGCTTTCCAACGGTGGTAACAAGAGGAAACTGAGTGTGACCAGTTCAAGTAATAGTAGTTTCAACCCTTTGCCTGGATCGAGTACGGAAGAAGTGCCTGACGATCAGGAAGTTGACGTGACAGGATGCCCGGGAAGCGATGTTTATCAG CGAGTGCACTCAAACCGTCTCCGGCGCCTCCGCGCCAGGCGGCGAGGCTCCCCGCCCCCGGCCACTGGCGAGTGCCCGGTCTGCAACGTTAACATGCCAACCTCAAAGCTGCAGAGGCATGCACTCCGCTGCCTGAAGCGGACCGGGGCGGCCATAGATGAGGATGTGCCGGATTCCAGCTCCGATGAAAGCATTGATGTTGAG AATGACTCGCCAGGCGGGTTCGGCGCGGAGTACCAGTGGTGCGGGGAGTGGCGCGTGCGCGCCGCCGCGCTGCAGGCCGCCGACGCGCGCCCCGCCACCACCGTGCGCCGCGTCTCGCACGACCAGGCCTTG GTGGTAGACGGTGATGAGGATACGGAGCTGTACGGACCACCTCAATATTCGCCTTCGAGGATCGCGCCCGAT GCCGAAATCCCACCACGAGAACAACCGTCCGAGGATCAACCAAGCTCAGAGAATGGTGTCACCGAGAGAGTAGTCTCCGATGTGCACATTAGTTTCACCGACACAGAGCCTGTGCCAAAACCAAATGGACTAGTTGAAGCCAGTGCGGAG ACTAGAATACAAGCACTGAAAGCCAGAATAAGAGACTTGGAAAGAAAGCAGAACAGCGCTTCAGAA GCTAAATGTTTAATCTGCCTGGCAGCCTACACGTCGCCCGCCGTCTCCATACAATGCTGGCACGTGTACTGTGAG GTATGCTGGCTAGAATCACTAAAAGCTAAGAAGATATGCCCTCAATGCAACGCCATCACAACCGCTCAACACTTGAGAAGAATATACATGTGA